In Meiothermus sp. CFH 77666, the sequence TTGTCTCCGTCGAGCAAGAGGTCACGGAAAGCCCGCTCGCATTTCTGCCAGGGCAAGAGGGCCAGCTTGACCGCAAACTGCGCCACTACCATGCGGCCCCGGTTCGAGAGGAAGCCTGTGGCCCGTAGTTCACGCATGCAGGCGTCTACTACCGGGATACCGGTCTGGCCGTGCAGCCAGGCAGCAAAAAGCTCGCTGTCGTCGTTCCAGGGGAGGTCGTTCCAGCGGGGGTCGTAGGCGGAAGAGAGCATCTCGGGACGGTGATAGAGCAGATCGCCGCTAAAGTCGCGCCAGCACAGCTCGTTTACCCATTTGCGGGCTCCCTCGCCACCCACTTGCAGGGCTCGGCGGGCGGCCAGGCGGGGCGAGAGCACCCCCAGGGTGAAGTAGTAGGAAAGCCTCGAGACCCCTTCCCCGGCCAGCCCATCACGGGTCTGGTGGTACTGGGGCAATTTATTGTGGAGAAAGGCCTCGAGCGCCCGCAGGGCCGCTTCCTCCCCCACCGGCGGGAGCGGAACGTCCGAAGCCTCTTCGGGGATGCTGCCCAGGTCGTAGCCGGGCGGAGGGGTCACGCTGGGGAAATGGGCGGGTGCCTCGAGCAAAACCGGCTCCTGGGCGGCCCACCAGCGTTTGGAGAAGGGGGTGAAGACGGTGTAAGGGCCTCCGTCGGGCTTCAGAATGGTGCCCGGTTCGTGGATGTACTGGCCCTCGAGCCAGCGAACCTGGCCCGGCAAGGCCTCCTGTACCTTCCGATCCCGAAACTGGGCGTAAGGGGTCGAATTACGAACCGCAAAAACACCCTTCACCCCCAGTTCACCCACCACTTGGGGCAACACCTCCCAGGGAAGGCCGG encodes:
- a CDS encoding deoxyribodipyrimidine photo-lyase, yielding MNLVWHRADLRLHDNPALGEALKAGPVVGLVVFDPSILQNTSPRRRAWFYQNVAALREGYRRRGGSLLVRTGLPWEVLPQVVGELGVKGVFAVRNSTPYAQFRDRKVQEALPGQVRWLEGQYIHEPGTILKPDGGPYTVFTPFSKRWWAAQEPVLLEAPAHFPSVTPPPGYDLGSIPEEASDVPLPPVGEEAALRALEAFLHNKLPQYHQTRDGLAGEGVSRLSYYFTLGVLSPRLAARRALQVGGEGARKWVNELCWRDFSGDLLYHRPEMLSSAYDPRWNDLPWNDDSELFAAWLHGQTGIPVVDACMRELRATGFLSNRGRMVVAQFAVKLALLPWQKCERAFRDLLLDGDNASNLQGWHWAGGLGVDAAPYFRVFNLITQAETHDPGGVWLKRWVPESNGLAQPYKAPVLDLEFARRRYLAAAEKIAKKPGMAAESQEPKARGF